The proteins below come from a single Numenius arquata chromosome 19, bNumArq3.hap1.1, whole genome shotgun sequence genomic window:
- the ZBTB6 gene encoding zinc finger and BTB domain-containing protein 6 — MAADSEVLHFQFEQQGDAVLQKMNLLRQQNLFCDVSIYINDTEFQGHKVIFAACSTFMRDQFLLNQSRQVRITILQSAEVGRKLLLSCYTGALEVKKKELLKYLTAASYLQMVHIVEKCTEALSKYLEIDASMENGDQVVERCHSSDAELRGGDDVLDKDCEIIEISEDGPVNVEYPVKQEKVDVSRPAVQSLISERKDTKTPEISTVEIGYKDDEICIFRMDSMSVANVENDHFPQPCTSSKTNLYFPETQHSLINSTVESRNTEMSGNHFQAFVSDNPEGTSSVINGFQSLDDSGNSWRHQCPKCPRGFLHLENYLRHLKMHKLFLCLQCGKTFTQKKNLNRHIRGHMGIRPFQCVVCLKTFTAKSTLQDHLNIHSGDRPYKCHCCDMDFKHKSALKKHLTSVHGRSSSEKPNLNAITKVKIDYD; from the coding sequence ATGGCGGCGGACTCGGAGGTGCTGCACTTCCAGTTCGAGCAGCAGGGCGATGCCGTTCTGCAAAAGATGAACCTCCTGCGGCAGCAGAACCTCTTCTGCGACGTCTCCATCTACATCAACGACACGGAGTTCCAGGGGCACAAGGTGATCTTCGCCGCCTGCTCCACCTTCATGAGGGACCAGTTCCTGCTCAACCAGTCCCGGCAGGTGCGGATCACCATCCTGCAGAGCGCCGAGGTGGGCAGgaagctgctgctctcctgctacACCGGCGCGCTGGAAGTCAAGAAGAAGGAGCTGCTGAAATACCTCACCGCCGCCAGTTACCTCCAGATGGTCCACATCGTGGAGAAGTGTACGGAGGCTCTGTCAAAATACTTGGAAATCGACGCTTCCATGGAGAATGGCGACCAAGTAGTGGAGAGGTGTCATTCCTCAGACGCTGAACTGAGAGGCGGGGATGACGTTTTAGATAAAGATTGTGAGATAATTGAGATCTCCGAAGACGGCCCCGTGAATGTGGAATACCCCGTGAAACAGGAGAAGGTGGACGTCTCCCGGCCCGCAGTGCAGAGCTTGATCTCGGAAAGAAAGGACACAAAAACCCCAGAGATATCAACGGTTGAAATCGGATATAAGGACGATGAAATCTGTATCTTCAGAATGGATTCTATGAGCGTAGCAAACGTAGAAAATGATCATTTTCCTCAGCCTTGCACATCCTCTAAAACAAACTTGTATTTTCCAGAAACCCAGCACTCCTTGATAAATTCGACAGTtgaaagcagaaatacagaaatgtccGGAAATCACTTTCAGGCTTTTGTCAGTGACAATCCAGAAGGAACTTCTAGTGTGATTAATGGGTTCCAGAGCCTGGACGATTCTGGCAATTCATGGCGGCACCAGTGTCCCAAGTGTCCGAGGGGATTTCTGCATCTCGAGAACTATCTCAGACACCTGAAAATGCATAAACTCTTCTTGTGTTTGCAGTGTGGCAAAACATTTACACAAAAAAAGAATCTCAACAGACACATCCGGGGGCACATGGGCATCCGCCCCTTCCAGTGCGTGGTGTGCTTGAAGACCTTCACTGCCAAAAGCACGCTCCAGGATCACCTGAATATACACAGTGGTGACAGGCCCTACAAGTGCCATTGTTGTGACATGGACTTTAAACACAAGTCTGCTCTTAAAAAGCATTTAACTTCTGTTCATGGAAGGAGTAGCAGCGAAAAACCAAACCTCAACGCTATTACGAAAGTTAAAATAGATTATGATTAA